A DNA window from Anastrepha obliqua isolate idAnaObli1 chromosome 5, idAnaObli1_1.0, whole genome shotgun sequence contains the following coding sequences:
- the LOC129246811 gene encoding stAR-related lipid transfer protein 7, mitochondrial — MFSRILLNIKHRSNITLRSWSYQCESILAQRSRRIQQLFSFYHRVYGSNGLQRLLRSYHKQFEPPIRGIMLSAVGVVGLKLTSVCEAAGFNWEKERLSLKNFDLCKRDIDFINQLPNNKLCSLCKEKHMKYCYCSVGNKKCRSLKDGRESIRNCQRPLNLPTNPPPLGNKVIEGVNENQWEPYFSKDEFSIWRREERSAMYSYKVYARFDDVSAEDLLHVQTDLGYRRLWDETAVRLELIEEDPTPNTNSHLIYWEMQWPRLFSNRDYVYCRRFVTDVKLNVMMVCSLGAQHAKYPVYSNKVRVNDYWSLMVIKPFKTFGEPGVHYILTYYDDPGLPIPQNIKSWVAQKQMPEFLKKMYLATKQYSFNRALEMQHIFSMSNFQLQNHEYLANESRTSWFRKILRTREPGTGK; from the coding sequence ATGTTTAGTCGTATTTTGTTGAACATTAAGCATCGATCTAATATTACATTGCGCTCATGGTCGTACCAATGCGAGTCGATTTTAGCTCAACGTTCACGTCGAATCCAGCAGTTATTTTCATTCTACCACCGCGTATACGGTTCAAATGGGCTACAACGATTGCTCCGCTCCTACCACAAACAGTTTGAACCGCCAATAAGAGGCATAATGCTAAGTGCAGTGGGAGTAGTGGGTTTAAAACTCACTTCAGTATGTGAAGCAGCTGGATTCAATTGGGAAAAAGAACGTTTAAGCCTTAAAAATTTTGACCTTTGCAAGCGAGATATTGACTTTATTAACCAGTtgccaaataataaattatgttCTTTGTGCAAAGAGAAGCACATGAAATACTGTTATTGCTCAGTGGGTAATAAAAAGTGTCGATCGCTTAAAGATGGGCGAGAGAGTATACGTAACTGCCAGCGTCCGCTAAATTTACCCACAAATCCTCCACCTTTAGGTAACAAAGTAATAGAAGGTGTTAATGAAAACCAGTGGGAGCCATATTTTAGCAAAGATGAGTTTTCAATTTGGCGACGGGAGGAACGATCAGCTATGTACTCTTATAAGGTGTATGCGCGCTTTGATGATGTCTCTGCTGAAGATCTGCTACATGTCCAGACAGACCTGGGATATCGTCGATTATGGGATGAAACTGCTGTACGGCTAGAATTAATAGAAGAGGACCCAACACCCAATACAAATTCGCATCTAATTTATTGGGAAATGCAATGGCCAAGACTTTTCTCTAACCGAGACTATGTCTATTGTCGTCGCTTTGTGACCGACGTCAAACTTAATGTTATGATGGTATGCAGTCTAGGTGCACAACATGCCAAATATCCAGTTTACTCGAACAAAGTCCGCGTTAACGATTACTGGAGTTTGATGGTTATAAAACCTTTTAAAACTTTCGGTGAACCAGGAGTGCACTACATACTAACATATTACGATGATCCAGGACTGCCAATTcctcaaaatattaaatcatGGGTGGCACAAAAACAAATgccagaatttttgaaaaaaatgtacctaGCAACGAAACAGTACTCTTTTAACCGAGCACTCGAGATGCAACACATATTCAGTATGTCGAACTTCCAACTACAAAATCATGAATACTTGGCAAATGAATCCAGAACGAGCTGGtttagaaaaattcttcgcACACGTGAACCAGGAACCGGAAAATAG